The proteins below come from a single Blastocatellia bacterium genomic window:
- a CDS encoding M20/M25/M40 family metallo-hydrolase → MQKHRFMTLLLVISLLTTGTAALAQPPQEKFDEAAINKIKEEGLQHSQVMDTLSYITDVTGARLTGSPNLRAAQEWAKNKLASWGLANAHLEAWGPFGRGWSLEGFAANQVKPYYAPLIAYPKAWSPSTNGAVRGEVVYLNAASADELEKYKGKLKGAIVLIDKPREVKAHFEPEGHRLSDSDLWKLANADAPGTTPGGRPAFRLTDEQRAAMEMLNKKWQFVAAEGAAVVLEPGRGDGGNMIVSAVNIPAPVDTPFDRRPRAWAKDVTGVVPQAVVAAEHYNRLVRMIERGARPELEININTRFLDQDLMSHNVIAEIPGTDLKDEVVMLGAHFDSWHSGTGATDNAAGSAVMMEAVRILQTLGLKPRRTIRIGLWSGEEEGLLGSRAYVAEHFAKRTDANPQPGSNTAPQFEFKPEWDKVAGYFNIDNGTGKIRGIYLQGNEAVRPIFRAWFAPFKDMVGTTKENSIATLSIANTGGTDHLSFDAVGLPGFQFIQDTIEYDSRTHHYNMDVYDRIQEDDMKQMAVIVAAFVYNTAMRDQKLPRKATPGQPNARAGQ, encoded by the coding sequence ATGCAAAAACATCGATTCATGACGCTGCTGCTGGTCATCAGCTTGCTGACCACAGGCACGGCGGCGCTCGCCCAGCCGCCGCAAGAAAAGTTTGACGAAGCGGCGATCAATAAGATCAAGGAAGAAGGATTACAGCACTCGCAGGTGATGGACACCTTGAGCTACATCACCGACGTGACGGGTGCGCGCCTGACCGGCTCGCCCAACCTTCGCGCCGCGCAGGAGTGGGCGAAGAATAAGCTCGCCTCGTGGGGACTGGCGAACGCCCACCTCGAAGCCTGGGGGCCGTTCGGGCGCGGCTGGTCGCTGGAAGGCTTTGCCGCGAACCAGGTGAAGCCCTATTACGCGCCGCTGATCGCTTACCCGAAAGCCTGGTCGCCTTCGACCAACGGCGCGGTGCGCGGCGAAGTCGTCTATCTGAACGCCGCGAGCGCCGACGAGCTTGAAAAGTACAAGGGCAAGCTGAAAGGCGCCATCGTCCTGATCGATAAGCCGCGCGAAGTCAAAGCGCACTTCGAGCCCGAAGGCCACCGCCTGAGCGACAGCGACCTGTGGAAGCTCGCCAACGCCGACGCGCCGGGCACGACGCCGGGCGGCCGCCCCGCTTTCCGTCTCACCGACGAACAGCGCGCCGCGATGGAGATGCTGAATAAGAAATGGCAATTCGTCGCCGCCGAAGGCGCAGCCGTCGTGCTGGAGCCGGGACGCGGCGATGGCGGCAACATGATCGTCAGCGCCGTCAACATCCCCGCGCCGGTTGATACGCCATTTGACCGCCGCCCGCGCGCCTGGGCCAAAGACGTCACCGGCGTCGTGCCGCAGGCCGTCGTCGCCGCCGAGCATTACAACCGGCTGGTGCGCATGATCGAGCGCGGCGCGCGGCCCGAGCTTGAGATCAACATCAACACGCGCTTTCTCGATCAGGATTTGATGAGCCACAACGTCATCGCCGAAATCCCCGGCACCGACCTGAAAGACGAAGTGGTCATGCTGGGCGCGCACTTCGATTCGTGGCATTCGGGCACCGGCGCGACCGACAACGCCGCCGGCTCGGCGGTCATGATGGAAGCCGTGCGCATCCTGCAAACCCTTGGCCTGAAGCCGCGCCGCACGATTCGCATCGGGCTGTGGAGCGGCGAAGAAGAAGGGCTGCTAGGCTCGCGCGCTTACGTCGCCGAACATTTTGCCAAGCGCACGGACGCCAACCCGCAGCCGGGCAGCAACACCGCGCCGCAGTTCGAGTTCAAGCCGGAGTGGGATAAAGTCGCGGGTTACTTCAACATTGACAACGGCACGGGCAAGATTCGCGGCATCTACCTGCAAGGCAACGAAGCGGTGCGCCCGATCTTCCGCGCATGGTTTGCGCCGTTCAAAGACATGGTCGGCACCACCAAAGAGAACAGCATCGCGACGTTGTCAATCGCCAACACCGGCGGCACCGATCACCTGTCATTTGACGCGGTCGGGTTGCCGGGCTTCCAGTTCATCCAGGATACGATTGAATACGACTCGCGCACGCACCACTACAACATGGACGTGTACGACCGCATTCAAGAAGACGACATGAAGCAGATGGCGGTTATCGTCGCCGCCTTCGTTTACAACACCGCCATGCGCGACCAGAAGCTGCCGCGCAAGGCGACGCCGGGCCAGCCCAACGCCCGCGCCGGGCAATAA
- a CDS encoding NAD-dependent succinate-semialdehyde dehydrogenase, translating into MAIATINPATGETLKSFEPLTDADIERKLRLAADTFRAHRRTPFQERREKMMRAAEVLESDKGRFARVMTIEMGKPIKAAISEAEKCAWVCRYYAENAEAFLADEMVETNASKSYIHYQPLGPVLAVMPWNFPFWQVFRFAAPALMAGNVGLLKHASNVPQCALAIEEVFCRAGFVEGTFQTLLVGSDQVARVLDDPRVVAATLTGSEPAGSRVAEQAGKRIKKTVLELGGSDPFIVMPSADLDEAATTAVKARTINNGQSCIAAKRFIIHERIADEFEQRFVREMEALVIGDPLDEATDIGPLATADILEDLDAQVRNSVEAGARLLTGGKRLDRPGNFYAPTALAGIPENAPAYCEELFGPVASLFRVRDIDEAIRLANATEFGLGSSAWTNDEAERQQFIEEIEAGCVFINGMVASDPRLPFGGVKRSGYGRELSVFGIREFVNIKTVWIKDNEAAGCHRSETE; encoded by the coding sequence ATGGCAATCGCAACGATCAATCCCGCGACCGGCGAAACCTTGAAGTCCTTCGAGCCGCTGACCGACGCAGACATTGAGCGCAAGCTGCGACTCGCCGCTGACACCTTCCGCGCCCACCGGCGCACGCCCTTTCAAGAACGCCGCGAGAAGATGATGCGCGCCGCCGAGGTGCTCGAATCAGACAAAGGCCGCTTCGCGCGCGTGATGACCATCGAGATGGGCAAACCGATCAAGGCGGCCATCTCCGAGGCCGAAAAATGCGCCTGGGTCTGTCGCTACTACGCCGAGAATGCCGAGGCGTTTCTTGCCGATGAAATGGTCGAGACCAACGCGAGCAAAAGTTATATTCATTACCAACCGCTCGGGCCGGTGCTGGCGGTGATGCCGTGGAACTTTCCGTTCTGGCAGGTCTTTCGGTTTGCCGCGCCGGCCTTGATGGCCGGCAATGTCGGGTTGCTCAAGCACGCTTCGAACGTGCCGCAATGCGCGCTGGCCATCGAAGAGGTTTTTTGCCGCGCCGGTTTCGTCGAAGGCACATTTCAAACCTTGCTCGTCGGCTCGGACCAGGTGGCGCGGGTGCTTGATGACCCCCGCGTCGTGGCGGCGACGTTGACCGGCAGCGAGCCTGCGGGCAGCCGCGTCGCCGAGCAGGCCGGCAAGCGCATCAAGAAGACGGTGCTTGAGCTAGGCGGCAGCGATCCGTTTATCGTCATGCCGAGCGCCGACCTTGACGAAGCCGCGACCACCGCCGTCAAGGCGCGCACGATCAACAACGGCCAGTCTTGCATCGCCGCGAAACGCTTCATCATTCACGAACGGATCGCTGATGAATTCGAACAGCGCTTCGTCCGCGAAATGGAGGCGCTGGTAATCGGTGACCCGCTCGATGAAGCGACCGACATCGGGCCGCTGGCGACGGCAGACATTCTCGAAGACCTCGACGCGCAGGTGCGCAATTCGGTCGAAGCCGGCGCGCGGCTTCTAACCGGCGGCAAGCGACTGGATCGCCCCGGCAACTTTTACGCGCCGACGGCGCTGGCCGGTATCCCCGAAAACGCGCCGGCTTATTGCGAAGAACTCTTCGGCCCGGTGGCTTCGCTGTTTCGCGTCCGCGACATTGACGAAGCGATTCGCCTGGCCAACGCCACAGAATTCGGCCTCGGCAGCAGCGCCTGGACGAATGATGAAGCCGAGCGGCAGCAGTTTATCGAAGAGATCGAGGCGGGATGCGTCTTCATCAACGGCATGGTGGCGAGCGACCCGCGCCTGCCGTTCGGCGGCGTCAAACGCAGCGGCTACGGGCGCGAGCTGAGCGTCTTCGGCATCCGCGAATTCGTCAACATCAAGACCGTGTGGATCAAAGACAATGAAGCGGCGGGATGCCACCGCAGCGAGACGGAATAA
- a CDS encoding amidohydrolase family protein — protein sequence MAKAIDMHVHLPTASFLDGAIKPFRAAAETFFRTTVPVRRMDEVARLYEELDIIGVLLAWDAETATGMPPLTNDEVAEVVKAYPGRFIGFACVDPWKGERAVAEMERAIAELGMSGAKFHPGVQAFYPNDARFYPLYERITELKVPALFHTGTNALGAGTPGGLGVRMDYTRPIYLDHVAVDFPELTIIGAHPAWPWHEEMLAIIAHKANVFMDLSGWSPKYIPKAIMDEARTRLQDRILFGSDYPFITPSRWLADFDSLEGFKPEVRRKILYDNAARLLKL from the coding sequence ATGGCGAAAGCGATTGACATGCATGTGCATCTGCCGACGGCGAGCTTTCTCGACGGCGCGATCAAACCGTTTCGCGCCGCCGCCGAGACTTTCTTTCGCACCACTGTGCCGGTGCGCCGGATGGACGAGGTCGCCCGCCTCTACGAAGAACTCGACATCATCGGCGTGCTGCTGGCCTGGGATGCCGAGACCGCTACGGGCATGCCGCCGCTGACGAATGATGAAGTCGCCGAGGTCGTCAAAGCCTACCCGGGCCGCTTCATCGGCTTTGCCTGCGTTGATCCGTGGAAAGGCGAGCGGGCGGTTGCCGAGATGGAACGCGCCATCGCCGAGCTAGGGATGAGCGGCGCGAAGTTTCATCCCGGCGTGCAGGCGTTCTATCCGAACGACGCGCGCTTTTATCCGCTCTATGAAAGGATCACCGAGTTGAAAGTCCCTGCGCTCTTCCACACAGGCACGAACGCTCTGGGCGCGGGCACCCCCGGCGGCCTCGGCGTGCGCATGGATTACACGCGCCCGATCTATCTGGATCACGTCGCCGTGGATTTTCCCGAGCTGACGATCATCGGCGCGCACCCGGCATGGCCGTGGCACGAAGAGATGCTGGCGATCATCGCTCACAAAGCGAACGTCTTCATGGATCTGTCGGGCTGGTCGCCGAAGTATATCCCGAAGGCGATTATGGACGAAGCGCGCACGCGCTTGCAGGATCGCATCCTCTTCGGCAGCGATTACCCATTTATCACGCCGTCGCGCTGGCTTGCGGATTTTGATTCGCTGGAAGGATTCAAGCCGGAAGTGCGGCGGAAGATTCTCTACGACAACGCCGCACGTCTCTTGAAGTTGTAG
- a CDS encoding Rad52/Rad22 family DNA repair protein, protein MSAAVEQTNLAINRAKTIAAMGMVERDYEGFNVSSPGIRKETFRVWRDEEGRVRCSCADYEERVETEPRYRCEHILAVKFHLEPPDEFTGEVTAEPQPEIEAVDADHRNGDGGQVIAMPFAETLKELSHALSPELIRQRVGWTDRAGREHEVDYVEWHVVADLLDRICPDWSHEVISIKQIGDFVAVTASITIQGVTRQGVGTGSAYDEKGIKKAEHDALKRAAVKFGIARELYRKEEEAASQKKPSAALAQSQFPRDPVAKTMADLVTPKQLVAIRAIANAHGINAEAQCLEQLKCRPEELSRKAASTFIDYLKSKTPDEVEIRHAG, encoded by the coding sequence ATGAGCGCAGCAGTTGAGCAAACCAATCTGGCGATCAATCGCGCCAAGACGATTGCCGCAATGGGCATGGTCGAGCGCGACTACGAAGGCTTTAACGTCTCTAGCCCCGGCATCCGCAAAGAGACGTTCCGCGTCTGGCGCGACGAAGAGGGCCGCGTGCGCTGTTCCTGCGCCGATTATGAAGAGCGCGTCGAAACGGAGCCGCGCTACCGTTGTGAGCACATCCTGGCGGTGAAGTTTCACCTTGAGCCGCCCGACGAATTCACCGGCGAAGTGACCGCCGAGCCGCAGCCTGAGATCGAAGCGGTTGACGCAGACCACCGCAACGGCGATGGCGGACAGGTGATTGCGATGCCGTTTGCCGAAACCTTGAAAGAGCTGTCGCATGCCCTGTCGCCGGAATTGATCCGCCAGCGCGTCGGCTGGACAGACCGCGCGGGCCGCGAGCATGAAGTGGATTACGTCGAGTGGCATGTCGTCGCGGACTTGCTTGACCGCATCTGCCCCGACTGGTCGCACGAGGTGATTTCGATTAAGCAGATCGGCGATTTCGTCGCGGTGACGGCTTCGATCACCATTCAAGGCGTCACCCGCCAGGGCGTCGGCACCGGCTCGGCTTATGACGAGAAGGGGATCAAGAAGGCCGAGCACGACGCGTTGAAGCGCGCCGCGGTCAAATTCGGCATCGCCCGCGAGCTCTATCGCAAGGAAGAAGAGGCGGCATCGCAGAAGAAGCCGAGTGCCGCGCTCGCGCAGTCGCAATTCCCGCGCGACCCTGTGGCGAAGACTATGGCCGATCTGGTGACGCCCAAACAGCTCGTAGCGATTCGCGCGATTGCCAACGCCCACGGCATCAACGCCGAGGCGCAGTGCCTTGAGCAGTTGAAGTGCCGTCCCGAAGAATTATCGCGCAAGGCGGCCAGCACCTTCATCGATTATCTGAAATCGAAGACGCCTGACGAGGTGGAAATCCGCCACGCCGGCTGA
- a CDS encoding helix-turn-helix transcriptional regulator, whose translation MTEPALNIVELGEYVKRKRLEEKLSLRQVATNISVSASTLSRIENGIGVPDSATLARLAAWLGIPLERLMRGSLVETGEAAATAYVEPVIYYPTESMPSIVEAHLRADRNLKPDMAKALAELFRVAYTQFATKPNETTETNE comes from the coding sequence ATGACCGAACCCGCATTGAATATTGTTGAGTTAGGGGAGTACGTGAAGCGCAAGAGGTTGGAAGAGAAGCTATCGCTGCGGCAGGTGGCGACCAACATCAGTGTCAGCGCCTCGACGCTTTCGCGAATTGAGAATGGCATTGGCGTGCCCGACAGCGCGACGCTGGCGCGGCTGGCGGCGTGGCTGGGCATCCCGCTTGAGCGGCTGATGCGCGGCTCGCTGGTCGAGACCGGCGAGGCCGCCGCCACGGCCTACGTCGAGCCGGTGATCTATTACCCGACCGAGTCCATGCCGAGCATCGTCGAAGCCCACCTCAGGGCCGACCGCAATCTGAAGCCAGACATGGCGAAAGCCCTGGCCGAGTTGTTCCGCGTCGCTTATACTCAATTCGCCACGAAGCCGAACGAGACGACTGAGACGAATGAATAG